A stretch of DNA from uncultured Fretibacterium sp.:
CCCTTGGATCGTTCTTTTAAATAAAATAAACTATGATTTAATCAGCGCTTCCCTATAATTGCCCTCTCGTAATATTCCGGTTCCCCGGACACCAAAAGAGCGTCGTACAGATAATATCCCTTCGTTCCTTCCGATTGCCAGTCGTAGGAGATATCACGTAAACAACAGCGCAGCAGCACGTCCCGATACGCTGTTGCATTCCCGGCATTTTTCAACTCTACGATTGCGCTGCCCAAACCACGGCGCAATGCTTGTGAAAAAGTTCTTTCGGTCATAGATACCGCCCCAGTGGATCTTCAAACGCAGCATCCCATCCGTAATACCTCGATCGCGCTCGATCGCGACAGGACGAGGCGAAAGTTTCCATCGATGTTGCCCTCCCCATACATCGTTTCGAGGGGTTGGTCCAGGCCGTTTTCTTCCCCGCGCTTATTATATATGAGGCAAGAGTCAGGTCCCCGTGGTCGACAGCTGAATAAGGATCTTTATAAAAGTCAGTATTGATTAATCGGTTTAATCGTTTTTGTGGAGAATTTGTGGAGAGGATGGTTCATAATACTATAGTTATCGATAAGCATCGTTGCAGAATCAAACCGGCCTCCCCGGAGAGGGGGCGGAAAAAGAGGAGAGGGGTGCGGTACGATGGAAGGATTTGTTATCAGAGGACGATGCACCGAGGCAGTCGTGTACGCACTCCAGCTCGATGAGATCGCGCAAGCGCAGATTCTGGAGCTGTGTTGTCAGGAGTTCGCGCGCGACGCGCATATCCGCATCATGCCGGACGCGCACGCTGGAGCGGGGTGCGTCATCGGAACGACAATGGCGGTATCGGACCGCATCGCGCCGAGCCTCGTCGGCGTGGATATCGGGTGCGGAATGGAGGCGGTAAAGCTGTCCGATATGGAGGCAGACCTGCCGAGGCTGGACGAGGTCGTACGCACGCGGGTTCCGTCGGGCTTCACCGTGCGAGCCCGTCCGCATCCCTTCATGAAGGACGTAAAAAACGGTTTTCTGAAGGACCTGCGATGCGCGAGGCTTTTGGACCTTGACCGGGCGCAGCTCGATGTGGGGACGCTCGGGGGCGGCAACCACTTCATCGAGCTCGACCGCGCCGATGGCGGCGGACTGTGGCTCGTCGTGCACTCGGGCTCCCGGCACCCCGGGCTTGTGGTCTCGGAGATCTATCGACGGCTTGCAAAGGCGTACTGCGCCGGGGTCCCGGAGGGGACGCTTCTGGACCTGTTCCTTTCTTACGCCAACGGTTCCGCGAAACGCGACAACCTCGCGAAGCTCACGGAGGCCCTGACGGCCGCAGAGAGGACGGCAGAGCGACGGCATGGGCGGTCCCTTCCTGCGGACCTGTCGTATCTGGAGGGGCAGCTCATGAGTTTTTATTTACAGGACATGGAGCTCATGACACGGTATGCGGACCTGAACCGGAGAGCGATCGCCACGGAGATACTCGAGGGGATGGGACTGACGGACTCCGTATGCGACCGGTTCTGCACGGTCCACAACTTTATCTCCCGAAGCGACGGGGTCCTTCGTAAGGGGGCGGTCCCCGCCCTGGCGGGAGAGCGGTTCCTGCTGCCGATGAACATGCGGGACGGCGGCCTCATCTGTATCGGGAAGGGAAACCCCGAGTGGAACTCTTCCGGGCCGCACGGCGCGGGGCGCATCATGAGCCGGGGCGACGCGAAGCGCACGTTGTCGCTCTCGGACTACACGGCGGCGATGGAAGGGATCTACACGACCTGCGTCTCGCCGGAGACGCTGGACGAGGCCCCGGATGCCTACAAGCCGATGGACTCCATCCTCGCCGCCATCGGGCCCACCGCAGAGGTCGCAGACAGGCTCCGGCCCGTCTACAATTTCAAAGCGGGAGGCAAATAAACGGCTCGCCCGCGAGCTCTTGCAGGGAAAAGAGATCCTCGTAAAAATATCCGTTTCAATATCTTCAAGCGCTTTGGAGGGAGGGGGCGAATCATGGTACTATAATGATCGACCATCATCGCCTATGGATAAAGAATGGTGATTCCTTTGGATACGAACGGGCTGAAGCTGAGCGAGACGGCGATTTTCAAGGGCATGAGCGAGGACGAGATTCAGGCGGCCATGCGCGTCCTCCAGGCGCACGACCGCAGCTACAAAAAGGGGGAGACCGTCCTTCACGCCGGGGAGACGACGGACAACATGGGGCTCATGCTGGAGGGAAGCGTCACGATCCGAAGCGATGACCTGTGGGGCAACCGGACGATCTTGAGCCATGTCGGACCGGGACAGTTCTTCGCTGAGACCTACGCGTTTCTGAGAGAGGTGGTTCTGTTGGTGGATGTCTGCGCCAACGAGAACTGCCGGATTCTGTTCTTCCGGATCGGCGCCCTCCGGGGCCCGACGGGCCGTGCCGAACCCTGGCTGCTCCGGCTGACGACCAACCTTCTCGTCATCTCGTCGCACAAGAACCTCGTCCTGTCGGAAAGGAGCTTTCATACTGCGCCCAGGACCATCCGCGCCCGGCTCCTCGCCTACCTGCACACCGTCTCCGTACAGACGCGCAGCGCGGAGTTCGACATCCCGTTCGACCGCCAGCAGCTGGCCGACTACCTGAACATCGACCGAACGGCCCTGTCCCGGGAGCTCGGAAGGATGCAGGACGAGGGGCTGATCACATTCTGCAAGAACCACTTCGTCATCCATAAATAGAGTCATCCATAAACAATAAAGTCATCCGCAGCATAGGAGCGCCTTGACGAAGGTCCAAGCCAAAGCGCTCCCGCAGATGTTACCGTGGACGACA
This window harbors:
- a CDS encoding RtcB family protein; the encoded protein is MEGFVIRGRCTEAVVYALQLDEIAQAQILELCCQEFARDAHIRIMPDAHAGAGCVIGTTMAVSDRIAPSLVGVDIGCGMEAVKLSDMEADLPRLDEVVRTRVPSGFTVRARPHPFMKDVKNGFLKDLRCARLLDLDRAQLDVGTLGGGNHFIELDRADGGGLWLVVHSGSRHPGLVVSEIYRRLAKAYCAGVPEGTLLDLFLSYANGSAKRDNLAKLTEALTAAERTAERRHGRSLPADLSYLEGQLMSFYLQDMELMTRYADLNRRAIATEILEGMGLTDSVCDRFCTVHNFISRSDGVLRKGAVPALAGERFLLPMNMRDGGLICIGKGNPEWNSSGPHGAGRIMSRGDAKRTLSLSDYTAAMEGIYTTCVSPETLDEAPDAYKPMDSILAAIGPTAEVADRLRPVYNFKAGGK
- a CDS encoding Crp/Fnr family transcriptional regulator; the protein is MDTNGLKLSETAIFKGMSEDEIQAAMRVLQAHDRSYKKGETVLHAGETTDNMGLMLEGSVTIRSDDLWGNRTILSHVGPGQFFAETYAFLREVVLLVDVCANENCRILFFRIGALRGPTGRAEPWLLRLTTNLLVISSHKNLVLSERSFHTAPRTIRARLLAYLHTVSVQTRSAEFDIPFDRQQLADYLNIDRTALSRELGRMQDEGLITFCKNHFVIHK